In Peromyscus maniculatus bairdii isolate BWxNUB_F1_BW_parent chromosome 16, HU_Pman_BW_mat_3.1, whole genome shotgun sequence, the sequence CACAGCTGCTGCCATGGCACGTTCCCTCTGCCCCCAGAATTTAATGAACGTGAGTATTCTGGTCACATTACTCCAAAGCAAAACTCTGGGTTTCCCTCCCTGTGGTTTGCTCTTCCCGTGTGGCTTTGACCagggagaactttttttttcatactaCGGGTTGCAGGGTCACCCTTATAGGCGGGGCCTCTGTAGGCAGCCACAGGCTGGTTCCTGCAAACTTCAGGGGGTGCTCTGGGCAGGGTTTAGGTAGGAATGGTATTCCCTGGAGGGAGGCGCCTACTGCTCCTGGAACCTTGTCCTGAAATCCTGCTGTCCTCATGTCAACTGGGAAAGTCATTTCAAGTAATTTCATCAGTCAGGGAACTGGGTCTGACCACATTTTAGATGTTGGGAGGGAGCCAGGATGATGCCTCTAACAATGCTCTCGTTCCCGTTCCAATAGCTTCCGCAGGGCTATGTGACCAGTGTGCCAGGAGCGAGAACACCAGCAGCGTGGCTTAGAGTCTGCACTAGGTGCTGGCATAGTTATCATTTACCTCCCAACCGTGAGTGGGGCAGGTGCTATCCCCCTCTAAAGACAGCGATGGAAGCTTCCGGCAACCAGACAAGTGTGTCATCCGGCCGGGGAGGCAGGTCTGACTGCACGACCGTGTTTACACTCtgcacactgcatgcatgtgcacatgggtgctgCCCCACACTGCCATGGCATGTCTGGGTTGtggaagaagaaactgaaaaccATCTTGTCTAATACATTAtatattgaaaaattaattaaaatattccgATTATCTCTAATCTCACAAAGCCCAAAGAATCAGTTCTAACAGGCAGGCAGTTGTTGGCACTAAAGCCGAGTTTGAAATGTTTGTTTATCTTCTTCATTGACAAGCCCGTTCAGCTTCTGTTCCCACACTGTGGGTTCAGGAGTATCTGGCCTCATTAGAAGCTCTACTAAGAGAAAAGCCATGGGTATGTTGGTGGTGAAGGGCCAGTGGTAATTTAAGAATCTGGTAATGGGGTTTCTGCATAAATAGAAGAGGATCACTTGATGCTAACAGCAGGAGTTAAGACTGTGGAAGTGTTTTCTGAATGGCAATAGTATCTTCCCTTCGGGCTTGGCGATGTATCGGGTACCAAAGCTGTGGGCGGTTAATCTTCACAATTCTATATGGCAGAAATGGTGGCGACAACCCAACATATGAGAaaacagaggtcagaggttagTTAATTTGCTTATTAAGTGACATGACTTGAAGGTATGACCGCCTGCCTGACACCCAGGACTCTCCCTATGGCCACTCTGGTTCTGTGGACTAGAAAACAAAGTGCCCCTGAGCTTTTTACCCTGTGCCGACTTTCACTAAAAACGATTTAAAACCATGAAAACACACCTGGACATTTTAGTTTGGATGGTATGAGAGGCACATTACTAGTGTGCACCAATGGTCAGCACCGCCCACTTCAGCAGATGGGGTTCACCAATGGTCAGCACCGCCCGCTTCTGCAGATGGGGTTCACCAATGGTCAGCACCGCCCACTTCTGCAGATGGGATTCACCAATGGTCAGCACCACCCACATCAGCAGATGGGGTTCACCAATGGCCAGTACCACCCACGTCAGCAGATGGGGTTCACCAATGGTCAGCACCACTTGCTTCTGCAGATGGGGTTCACCAATGGTCAGCACCATCCACTACAGCAGATGGGGTTCACCAATGGTCAGCACCACCCACTTCTGTAGATGGGGATCATACTTCTTCACCTCCTGGAAGCTAGGCAGCCATGTGATCGTGAGTGTGGATAAAAGAAACATGTCATATCTAGGCATTTAACTGCAGAAGCTCAACTCTCTAGGCCTCTCTTCTTACTGAAATCATGGAACCCTGTGTGGCTGTTGTGGGGCCTCAGGGACAAGCTGAAGTACAGTTAGGGGAGCCTCCCAAAACACCAGCTTGAATCTATATGGGTCCTGCATGAGTGAAAACTAACTTCTGTCAAGGCAGAATTAGATGAtgttttttgtatatgtatgtgcaaaagtgtatgcatgcatgtggacgGAGGCCAGGGCCAACCTCAGGGGTTCCACCTtcgttttttgaggcagggtctcttaccaGGACCCAAGGCTTTCTGGGTAGGACAGGTGAATGGCCAGGGAGTCccagaggtccacctgtctctgcattcccagtgctaggaattctggggattgaactcgggtcctcatgcatgcatgcatggcagAGCACTTCCTGGTAtcaccccagtgctgagattacaccaCAACTCAGTCTGTGCTGGCTGAATCAGGAAAGGAGCTCCTGACACAGGCCTCTCTGGGGCCCGCCACATGGGTTTGCCTGAGAGAAGGCTAAAGAAGCGCTCAGGGCTGGATGAGGGGAAACAGATGCCCTGCTAATGAGCTAGCTCCCCAAGCCCAGGAACTCTCCACCACCTGAACCACAGCGTTCCCACAGTCAGGGGACTCGGCCCATTCCTCGGTCCAGTTTTATGTCACCAATTCCTGGGGAGTCAGGacatttcttcatcttttcaaTGAATAAGTATAGGGGCTCCGTTCAACAAGGAAGGGCcgttttatatatacacacatacatacacacacagatatatttaaatgGGAAGATTGCTGCCTGGTGTCTATTTGGTAATATTGATTAATCAGCACTGGCCTGGCCCAGAGAGCAGGCACTGACAGCCCATTGATGCAAGGATCAGAGATGAGGTGTCTAGACAGTGTTATTTCAATGTTCAGGGGCGCTAGGGGGGCTAACATGACACTTGCGACATTTCTGTTGTTAGCGTTCTTTATGTAAAGGGCAGAGCAGAATCTTTGCTCTCTCCTAAACTATTCTGCATCACATTCATGAAGTTCAAAATAAGCAGTCAAGGCATCTGATTCAGAAATAAAAAGTGAACATGTAACTTTCTGAAAAATACAATCCCTTAGGTGCTGACTAAAACGCTTGGGTCTTATGCTGTGATTCAACAACAGGACACAATCCAAAAGCGTTCCTTTTCTCGTCACGTGAGAGGAACTGAGCAGCAGGGCCACTCTCTCCAGCCAAGGCCCACTTTATGTCAAAGACCCAGCCTAGCGAGAACATCGATAACCCGTATTTTGATTTCACGTGTAACAGGTTCAAAGGCAGCTAGTTCCAGAAGGCTGTCACCAAAGCAGGCTTCATTTTTCCTACCTGCAATCTGAGAAGGGCTTCATGCCCTTTACCAAACTAGTGGCAGCTCCGCATCACCTCTGCCAGCCAGTCCTTCCTGTGGTCTGACCACCACGGCTTTCCTGTTAATCCACTTTATAAGCGTAATGGATtgattctctccctttctttctttctcttgccccTCCttacctctcttttctttccccctaCTCTTGAAGCAGCTGCACCCCCATTTCAtgatgtctttaaaaaatgtgtacaatgtgtggcctgcatgtgtgtacagtaccatgtgggtgctgggaactgaacccgggtccctGCAGCAAGTGCCACCCTTCCTGTCCCCTTCATAATGTCTTGATGGCTCAGATGGGCTATTCCAAGACAACAAAGGCAGTTCCAAAATGTATCACAAAAAAatgttgtatatttttatttttaaatgcaggagttaatttttttctaagatttattttatgtatatgagtgttctatctgtatgtatgcttttaagtcagaagagggcatcagatcccaactatagatggctgtgaaccatcacatgggtgctggaaaatggaacccaggacctctggaagagcagtctgtgctcttaaccatcaagccatctctccagcccacaggagttactttttaaaatggtaCAGGAGTGGACATAAATATAAGCCAACCAGAATGGACTAGTACAGATTCTCGTTCTAATAAAAGTTATCAATTTCTTGACCACCACACCACCAGGCAAGAACCAGTACTCCAAACACCAAAAATACCTTTAATGCTGTCACTCGGAAACTGAACAGGTAAAGTCACCCCACACAGCTGGATGCCACACAACAGGAGACCACACAGGAGACCTCCAACTTTCAGAACCCCCAGTTCACCCCACATCGGCATATACTGCATCTGTCTCTCTGGCATCTTTAGAAGGATGGCTTAAAACTTGATATCTTTCTGAATTTTCCAAAGCGTATCTGCACTCCTGACCATCTGGGCCTCCTCGGCAGGGCTCAACTTTACCTTTATAATATCCGAGATGCCGTTTTCTCCCACGATACAAGGCACGCTGAGAAACACCTCTTCTTTGATGCCGTACAGACCTTTAACATTGGTGGAGACTGGAAGCGTTTTCCTGAGGTTCCTCAGAATGCTTTCTACAATATCAGCTACGGACAGGCCGATGGCCCAGGAAGTATAGCCTTTCATTTTGATAATGTTATAGGCACTGGCAATCACATCTTTGTGGACGTTTCCCCACTGCTCGGGGTCTTTGCTAGTTCCTAGCTCTGAGTTCAGCTCTTTCAGAGGCATACCGGCGATGTTCACTCCGCTCCACACGGCGACACTTGAGTCTCCGTGCTCGCCAAGGACCCACCCGTGGCAGCTTTCAGAGTGGATGCCAAGCCTCTCCCCAAGCATGAACCGGAAGCGAGCAGTGTCAAGGGTACAGCCACTTCCAATAATACGGTTTTTGGGAAATCCGCTCAGTTTCCAGGTTACGTAAGTTAAGATATCCACTGGATTGGAAACAATAATCACTTTGCAGTGGGGGCTGTGCTTGACAATATTGGCAATCATCACCTTAAAGATGGTAACGTTCCGCTGGACTAAATTCAGGCGCGTTTCGTCTTTCGCCTGGCGTGCCCCTGCTGTGACAATAACTACCTCAGAGTTGGCAGTGACGTGGAGGTCTTTGCTGCAAACAATCTTTGGCATTTTCATGAAGACACTGCCATGCTGGAGATCCATCGTCTCGCCCTTCATTTTTGCTTCACTATTGTCAACAAGGGCAAGCTCATTGGCCAGGCCCTTTGCTATGACGCTGATGGCACAGGCCATTCCGACGGATCCAGTTCCTATAATGGAGACCTTGTTGTGGAGAACCGGCTCTTCGGAGCTGATGCGCTTGATAAGTTTATCCTTCACGGTCGACATGGTAGACGCGGGAGTGGCGTTCCACCAGGCCCGGTTGCGGGGGACACCCAGCACCCGACTGGGCCACAGAGCTATGCCCTGGTCCCTGAAATCCACTCTGGCTGCACCCACTCTTTTGCTGGCTCGCAGGATGCCTGCGGCCCAGGCCATGGCGGCTCACTCGGGTGGAGGAAGTGAACCGGGTGAGGAAGGCAGTTGAGGTCCAAACGGTCGGTCCGGTCGGTCGCCCCGCAGTACGGGCGcagcccctcctcccactgcGGCTGCGCGTGGGCTCAGCGCAGGCTGGGTCTTCCGGCTCCAGCAACTGCAAGCCTGCACCGAGGCTTAAAAAGGCTCTCATCCCCAGCAAGGAAATACTGGAGTTAGTTCTGCAACCCATATTCTTTAATGTTGATGTATAACACCCAACTCAGACCCCTGGAGTTAATTGTTTTCTGATCCTAGTGTGTATATCAAAATGGTTCTGGTAACAATAGATGAAAATAAGGCTGAAGCCTTGAGCCACAACAAAGGTGGCTGTGCTGTTTACCAAGAGCCAGCATGGCGGGATAAACGGGCTCCTCGTTCAGCGTATCCAGCTGGAGGACCTCTTGTTTAGGGACTTTTGCCTGTATCCTAACTAACCATGGTGCACTCCTGGACACGGCAGcaagagggaggggcaggagtgTTAGCAGTAGAAGCCGACCGACCGCAAGAGCATGCgcctcctttctcctgccaaAGGAAAGCCGTGATTGAGtccaaatgaaaaagaacaaaaagaactcagtggttaagagcacataatgctcctgcagaggacccaggtcggGGTCTCCATACCCACACCAGGTGGCTTAACTGCTgttaactccagttgcagggacaAGTGCAACTagctctagcctctgtgggcatctagTCCACTTGGCGAATATAAActcactcaggcacacatacactcacataaacagatttaaaaaaaacaaacaaacaagcaacaaaaaccaaaaccaaaatcttTCCCCAAGCCCTGCAATTTCTTAAGGAGAAAGATGTCCCTGTAGCCCTCCACTAAAATGAAGGTGTTTTTGAAATGACCTTAGAACGGCAGATTAACTTTTAGCCGATGTATAAATGAGATTATTGACTAAAGTAGTGAAATGCAATTACTTTGCAAACCTGCCATCAGTATATCTCTTCTGTGTTTTTCTGGAGAGTCTTGTGAACTAATTTCCAATCTCCAAGGAGATGCAAACGTTACATTTTATGACAAACCTAATAAACTACAAATGCCCAGTAAATACAATGGCATTTTCTTGCCACCAATCAATTCTGACCATGTGATGGACGCTCAGAGCACTTCCTCTTGGGAATACAGCAATATGCTCCCCTAGAATGAGGGTCCTAGGTACATGTGGCCCTTCCATCATcagcaatttttttaattttaggacaCCGAGCCCTGGCAAAATTGATATTTTATAGCCAGACTCAAGAGTGCCTCTCTGGATGCAGTGCAGGAAAGCAGGTGGGTGCCCAGCAGAGGGGCTGGGAAGGAGTCAGTGGAGCGCCTCAGTCTGTGACTTG encodes:
- the Tmem242 gene encoding transmembrane protein 242 isoform X2, whose protein sequence is MAWAAGILRASKRVGAARVDFRDQGIALWPSRVLGVPRNRAWWNATPASTMSTVKDKLIKRISSEEPVLHNKVSIIGTGSVGMACAISVIAKGLANELALVDNSEAKMKGETMDLQHGSVFMKMPKIVCSKDLHVTANSEVVIVTAGARQAKDETRLNLVQRNVTIFKVMIANIVKHSPHCKVIIVSNPVDILTYVTWKLSGFPKNRIIGSGCTLDTARFRFMLGERLGIHSESCHGWVLGEHGDSSVAVWSGVNIAGMPLKELNSELGTSKDPEQWGNVHKDVIASAYNIIKMKGYTSWAIGLSVADIVESILRNLRKTLPVSTNVKGLYGIKEEVFLSVPCIVGENGISDIIKVKLSPAEEAQMVRSADTLWKIQKDIKF
- the Tmem242 gene encoding transmembrane protein 242 isoform X1, yielding MAWAAGILRASKRVGAARVDFRDQGIALWPSRVLGVPRNRAWWNATPASTMSTVKDKLIKRISSEEPVLHNKVSIIGTGSVGMACAISVIAKGLANELALVDNSEAKMKGETMDLQHGSVFMKMPKIVCSKDLHVTANSEVVIVTAGARQAKDETRLNLVQRNVTIFKVMIANIVKHSPHCKVIIVSNPVDILTYVTWKLSGFPKNRIIGSGCTLDTARFRFMLGERLGIHSESCHGWVLGEHGDSSVAVWSGVNIAGMPLKELNSELGTSKDPEQWGNVHKDVIASAYNIIKMKGYTSWAIGLSVADIVESILRNLRKTLPVSTNVKGLYGIKEEVFLSVPCIVGENGISDIIKMKDFRSKMQSIFPAIPKNSESAATWEEALSSK